In Candidatus Polarisedimenticolia bacterium, one DNA window encodes the following:
- a CDS encoding pirin family protein: protein MITIRPSEERGRTRLGWLDSRHTFSFGDYHDGRHVHFRDLRVINEDWVDPAMGFGTHPHRDMEIITTMLDGRLAHRDSLGSGSTLSPGEVQVMSAGTGIAHSEFNASRNETAHLMQIWILPERQGITPRYEQKAFPENERRGRFQPVASPDGREGSLKIHQNVTLLMGSFEEGKGAVYSLAPNRHAWLQVARGGVTVNGVALKEGDGAAVSDEPSIDVKATEDSEVLLFDLR, encoded by the coding sequence ATGATCACGATTCGTCCTTCCGAGGAGCGCGGCCGGACCCGGCTGGGCTGGCTCGACAGCCGCCATACCTTTTCCTTCGGCGATTATCACGACGGGCGTCACGTGCACTTCCGCGACCTGCGGGTGATCAACGAGGACTGGGTCGATCCGGCGATGGGTTTCGGGACGCACCCGCACCGGGACATGGAGATCATCACCACGATGCTGGACGGCCGTCTGGCGCATCGCGACAGCCTCGGGAGCGGCTCGACCCTTTCCCCCGGAGAGGTCCAGGTCATGAGCGCCGGGACCGGGATTGCCCACAGCGAGTTCAACGCCTCGCGCAACGAGACCGCGCACCTGATGCAGATCTGGATCCTCCCGGAGCGCCAGGGGATCACGCCGCGCTACGAGCAGAAGGCCTTCCCCGAGAACGAGCGGCGCGGCCGCTTTCAGCCGGTCGCCTCGCCCGACGGGCGTGAGGGCTCGCTCAAGATTCACCAGAACGTGACGCTCCTGATGGGATCTTTCGAGGAAGGGAAGGGAGCTGTTTACTCCCTGGCTCCCAATCGGCATGCCTGGCTGCAGGTGGCCCGCGGCGGTGTGACCGTGAACGGCGTCGCTTTGAAGGAAGGCGACGGCGCCGCCGTCAGCGACGAGCCGTCCATCGACGTCAAAGCGACTGAAGACTCCGAAGTTCTACTGTTCGACCTGCGCTGA
- a CDS encoding fused MFS/spermidine synthase, whose translation MTPAARRLLAACLFFSGASSLVMEVAWSRGLSLVLGNSHQAVATVVASMMTGLFLGSLLAARKVGSLRDLPRTYGYLEMGIGLYGALTPLIFKLLAVLLGPAYALPSSVFLFVRFLMVFVLLLPPSLGMGATLPVVTAALSAGRKEEDAGSTGGWLYGLNTLGAFIGTLAGGFLFLPGLGLLKTTLAGGATSFGIGTMVWLLSDSILKQERRPAASGKEASPGAAPAGMPLILPLYAASGFLALVYEITWTRVLAPVAGSSVYSFTLILSAILAGIGLGSVLLSTRIGRLIHPGRGFVMGQILLGGTAFLSLWGLKIFPDLMLAVAARNPSDPEAFLLRQFLAFGAIVLPPGIILGALFPFASRLLHSVQHESGADVGRVYAWNTAGSLLGSLAAGFLLVETLGSQKTLALACLGSLSLGVAGLVLAPGTFFRPAAGLAAAVLSLLIPLFTPSWDIYRMTTGVTQLLRNIRKMGPYVTVEEILKYSQAPDVRIMFHKEGKTCTVTVVKEWFDRWLRVDGKTDASTAPTDMLTQILLGQLPFFFAGEAKDVAVVGYGSGVTAHAVLSHPVRRLDTIELEEQVIKASRFFEDVNSNPLADPRHQVIVDDARTALAYRSQSYDIIISEPSNPWLAGVNNLFTADFYHLVQKRLRPGGIFVQWVQSYELSDDSLLVILNTVSASFPYAHLFATLTGPDMFMVASDRPLALVPEGKAAFHDQPSVVQDLARVGITSLSDVALLYTSVIKPPPAGALLNTDDNSLIQYRAPLELLRGIEPQRQFVQTSEADTLALFYPDTSPKTALMEIGRSAYARQGLPVLEYVTAALSARGETEAAAEMKGLADALRAQVQRLQSVQQAILFAETRAAVHDGEGASTALAEAEAAGLMTAEEWARAGLVHFTLLNFAEAERFLSQSVELNDPRYLYQGLAARGAARFRLGRFEEAKADVDAAKKVNPDGSLAYLLYASALFDAGQRDAAIREIEEAIAVAPEDLRLAQTLQNFRSAPSSAPHLPQPEVPAVAPSPGESSAPGSPPADPSSSPAPSGG comes from the coding sequence GTGACGCCGGCCGCCCGCCGCCTCCTGGCCGCCTGCCTCTTCTTTTCGGGCGCCTCCTCGCTGGTGATGGAGGTCGCCTGGTCGCGCGGACTCTCGCTCGTCCTGGGGAACTCTCACCAGGCGGTCGCCACCGTCGTGGCATCGATGATGACGGGACTGTTCCTGGGGAGCCTGCTGGCCGCGAGGAAGGTCGGCTCCCTGCGCGACCTGCCGCGGACCTACGGCTACCTGGAGATGGGGATCGGCCTCTACGGCGCCCTCACGCCGCTCATCTTCAAGCTCCTCGCAGTCCTGCTCGGCCCCGCTTATGCGCTCCCCTCGAGCGTTTTCCTGTTCGTCCGGTTCCTGATGGTTTTCGTCCTGCTGTTGCCGCCCAGCCTCGGAATGGGCGCGACCCTTCCGGTCGTCACCGCCGCGCTGTCCGCCGGCCGGAAGGAAGAGGACGCCGGATCGACGGGCGGCTGGCTGTACGGCCTGAATACCCTGGGCGCGTTCATCGGGACGCTGGCCGGAGGGTTCCTGTTCCTCCCCGGCCTGGGGCTGCTGAAGACGACGCTCGCCGGAGGGGCCACCAGCTTCGGCATCGGCACGATGGTCTGGCTGCTCTCCGACTCGATCCTCAAACAGGAACGCCGGCCTGCCGCCTCTGGAAAGGAAGCAAGTCCCGGTGCCGCCCCGGCCGGTATGCCGCTCATCCTGCCGCTTTATGCCGCCTCCGGGTTCCTGGCACTGGTGTACGAGATCACCTGGACTCGCGTGCTGGCCCCGGTGGCCGGCAGCTCGGTCTACTCCTTCACGCTGATCCTATCCGCCATCCTGGCGGGAATCGGTCTGGGGAGCGTCCTTCTGTCGACCCGCATCGGCCGCCTGATCCATCCGGGGCGTGGCTTCGTGATGGGCCAGATACTCCTGGGTGGCACGGCCTTCCTTTCCCTGTGGGGCCTCAAGATTTTCCCCGACTTGATGCTGGCGGTGGCGGCGCGCAACCCCAGCGATCCCGAAGCCTTCCTGCTGCGCCAGTTCCTCGCCTTCGGCGCGATCGTCCTGCCGCCGGGGATCATCCTCGGCGCGCTGTTCCCCTTCGCATCGCGCCTGCTGCACTCGGTGCAACACGAGAGCGGCGCCGACGTCGGCCGCGTCTACGCCTGGAACACGGCCGGCTCGCTCTTGGGATCGCTGGCGGCCGGCTTTCTGCTGGTGGAGACGCTCGGAAGCCAGAAGACGCTGGCGCTGGCCTGCCTCGGCAGCCTGTCGCTCGGGGTGGCCGGTCTGGTTCTGGCTCCCGGGACGTTCTTCCGGCCGGCGGCGGGGCTGGCCGCCGCGGTCCTGTCCCTGCTCATCCCGCTGTTCACCCCGTCCTGGGACATCTACCGGATGACCACCGGCGTCACGCAGCTGCTGCGCAACATCCGCAAGATGGGGCCCTACGTCACCGTGGAGGAGATCCTCAAGTACAGTCAGGCGCCCGACGTGCGGATCATGTTCCACAAGGAGGGGAAGACCTGCACCGTCACGGTCGTCAAGGAGTGGTTCGATCGCTGGCTGCGGGTCGACGGCAAGACCGACGCCAGCACCGCGCCCACCGACATGCTGACTCAGATCCTGCTGGGACAGTTGCCCTTCTTTTTCGCCGGCGAGGCGAAAGACGTCGCGGTGGTGGGCTACGGCTCCGGCGTGACCGCGCACGCCGTGCTGTCGCACCCGGTGCGGCGGCTCGACACCATCGAGCTCGAGGAACAGGTCATCAAGGCCTCCCGCTTCTTCGAGGACGTCAACAGCAATCCCCTCGCCGACCCGCGCCATCAGGTGATCGTCGATGACGCGCGCACGGCGCTCGCCTATCGCTCTCAGAGCTACGACATCATCATCTCGGAGCCGAGCAATCCCTGGCTCGCGGGCGTGAACAACCTGTTCACCGCCGATTTCTATCACCTCGTGCAGAAGCGGCTGCGGCCGGGCGGCATTTTCGTCCAGTGGGTCCAGAGCTACGAGCTGTCCGACGACTCCCTTCTGGTGATCCTGAACACCGTGTCGGCATCCTTCCCTTACGCGCATCTGTTCGCGACGCTGACGGGCCCCGACATGTTCATGGTGGCCTCCGACCGGCCGCTGGCCCTGGTGCCCGAGGGCAAGGCGGCGTTCCACGATCAGCCCTCCGTCGTTCAGGACCTGGCGCGGGTCGGGATCACCTCGCTCTCCGACGTGGCCCTGCTCTATACCTCGGTCATCAAGCCACCACCCGCCGGCGCGCTGCTGAACACCGACGACAATTCGCTGATCCAGTACCGCGCTCCGCTCGAGCTGCTGCGCGGCATCGAGCCGCAGCGCCAGTTCGTGCAAACCTCGGAGGCCGACACCCTGGCCCTGTTCTATCCGGACACCAGCCCGAAGACGGCGCTGATGGAGATCGGGCGCTCCGCCTACGCGCGCCAGGGGCTGCCGGTCCTCGAATATGTGACGGCGGCGCTGAGCGCCCGGGGAGAAACGGAGGCGGCCGCCGAGATGAAAGGACTGGCGGATGCCCTGCGCGCGCAGGTGCAGAGGCTGCAGAGCGTGCAACAGGCGATCCTCTTCGCCGAGACGCGCGCGGCGGTGCACGACGGCGAGGGCGCCTCGACCGCCCTCGCCGAGGCCGAAGCGGCCGGACTGATGACAGCGGAGGAATGGGCGCGCGCCGGGCTGGTCCATTTCACCTTGCTGAACTTCGCCGAGGCGGAGCGCTTTCTGAGCCAGTCCGTAGAGCTGAACGATCCGCGCTACCTCTATCAGGGGCTGGCGGCCCGCGGTGCGGCCCGCTTCCGGCTGGGCCGGTTTGAAGAGGCCAAAGCCGACGTCGACGCGGCCAAGAAGGTCAATCCCGACGGCTCGCTGGCCTACCTTCTCTATGCCTCGGCCTTGTTCGACGCCGGCCAGCGCGACGCGGCAATTCGGGAGATCGAGGAGGCGATTGCGGTCGCCCCGGAAGACCTGAGGCTGGCCCAGACGCTGCAGAACTTCCGCAGTGCTCCATCTTCCGCGCCGCATCTTCCGCAACCCGAAGTCCCGGCGGTAGCTCCTTCACCCGGCGAATCGTCGGCGCCCGGCTCACCGCCGGCCGATCCGTCGTCTTCCCCTGCGCCCTCCGGCGGCTGA